A genomic stretch from Mycobacterium paraterrae includes:
- a CDS encoding FAD-dependent oxidoreductase: MTYAWTVIGAGPGGIAAVGKLLDLGVADEDIAWVDPSFEAGDLGAKWRSVSSNTKVGAFLEYLNGAKAFRFSEAPPMPLTEIDPEETCALALVAEPLLWVTEQLRARVRTFTTTATGLVLENRRWRIDTDEQVLTSSNVILAVGATPKTLNYPQLQEIPLDVALDQEKLAEQPLENAVVAVFGSSHSSMIALPHLLRHPVAKVINFYRSPVKYAVYLDDWIFYDDTGLKGRAAVWARENIDGVLPDRLERCLVDGPDFDAKLAECNLAVYTVGLERRILPATPQWGQLDYNPDNGILAPGLFGVGIAFPQRAVDRYGYVEYRVGLKKFMDYLHEVLPLWTRYST, encoded by the coding sequence ATGACATACGCCTGGACGGTCATCGGCGCGGGGCCCGGAGGCATCGCCGCCGTCGGTAAGCTGCTCGATCTCGGGGTGGCCGACGAGGACATCGCGTGGGTCGACCCATCCTTTGAAGCCGGCGACCTCGGGGCGAAGTGGCGATCGGTATCGAGCAACACCAAGGTCGGCGCCTTCTTGGAATACCTCAACGGCGCCAAAGCTTTCCGGTTCTCGGAGGCGCCGCCGATGCCGCTGACCGAAATAGACCCCGAGGAGACGTGCGCTCTCGCCCTGGTCGCCGAACCGCTCCTGTGGGTCACCGAACAGCTGCGTGCGCGGGTGAGAACTTTCACCACCACGGCCACCGGATTGGTGCTGGAGAACCGCCGGTGGCGGATCGACACCGACGAGCAGGTGCTGACGTCGAGCAACGTGATTCTTGCCGTAGGAGCGACCCCGAAAACGCTGAACTACCCGCAGCTGCAAGAGATTCCGTTGGACGTCGCACTCGACCAGGAAAAGCTCGCTGAGCAACCGTTGGAGAACGCGGTGGTTGCGGTGTTCGGCTCATCTCACTCGTCGATGATCGCGTTGCCGCATCTGCTGCGCCATCCAGTGGCGAAGGTGATCAACTTCTATCGCAGTCCCGTCAAATACGCTGTCTACCTGGACGATTGGATCTTCTACGACGACACCGGGCTCAAGGGCCGCGCAGCGGTTTGGGCTCGGGAGAACATCGACGGCGTGCTGCCGGACCGCCTCGAGCGGTGTCTGGTCGACGGCCCCGACTTCGACGCGAAGCTCGCGGAGTGCAACCTAGCGGTGTACACCGTCGGCCTGGAACGCCGGATACTGCCCGCCACACCGCAATGGGGTCAGCTTGATTACAACCCCGACAACGGCATCCTGGCCCCCGGCCTTTTCGGGGTGGGGATCGCGTTTCCTCAGCGCGCGGTCGACCGATACGGCTACGTCGAATACCGCGTCGGCCTGAAAAAGTTCATGGACTACCTCCACGAGGTGCTGCCGTTGTGGACCCGCTACTCGACATGA
- a CDS encoding acyl-CoA thioesterase, whose amino-acid sequence MYQHVNHATMVTIMEEARVPFLKPAFESDILEVGLLIADVRVSYKGQLRLIDSPLQVTMWTKRLRAVDFTLGYEVRSVNADPASKPAVIGESQLAAFNIDEQRLVRLAPHHREYLQRWLR is encoded by the coding sequence ATGTATCAGCATGTCAACCACGCAACCATGGTCACGATCATGGAAGAGGCGCGAGTTCCGTTCTTGAAACCGGCTTTCGAGTCCGACATTCTCGAAGTCGGTTTGCTGATCGCCGACGTCCGCGTCAGCTACAAAGGTCAACTGCGACTGATCGATTCGCCGCTACAGGTGACGATGTGGACGAAGCGGTTGCGGGCGGTCGATTTCACCCTCGGCTACGAAGTGCGTTCGGTCAACGCCGACCCGGCGTCCAAACCCGCCGTCATCGGCGAGTCGCAGCTTGCCGCGTTCAACATCGACGAGCAGCGACTGGTACGTCTGGCGCCGCATCACCGGGAGTACCTGCAGCGGTGGCTGAGGTAG
- a CDS encoding NAD-glutamate dehydrogenase, with product MTVDAQAWTEFSDNHEIPEWISAAYADSYQGPHKDEADTDAELPTVTPALLGAHYRLGAHRPEGESRVAVYPPDDNGGFGPALQVVTDEGAMLMDSVTVLLHRLGVAYTAIMNPVFRVTRDDAGDLVAIGAREPAGGGIDETWVHVQLSPSVDRDALHEAERLLPGVLADLRRVAADATAMITVLENLADDVENNAAGHYPGSDNADVATLLRWLAGGHFTLLGYQRCPVSDGRVSGDAATASLGVLRRRTGSRPRLTLDHELLALAQTDVASYLRFGAYPYVFAVRENVDGDVFEHRLIGLFTVAAMNADVLEIPIISRRVHEVLSLADLDPAHPGQLVLDVIQTVPRSELFARSAEQLFTMAKSVVDLGSGRRALLFLRADRLEYFVSCLVYLPRDRYTTAVRLEIEDILVREFGGTSLEFTARVTESPWALLHFMVRLGDVAAAKIDTSDSNRARLQSLLTEAARTWSDRLITEAAAGGVELIEAEHYAGSFSEAYKQFVTPTDAISDIAIFDELTDDSVKLVLSDHDYDETVRLTWYLGGRTASLSELLPMLQSMGVEVLEERPFTVTRPDGLPIWIYQFKITPLPTVPLGPPGPEREATAQRFADAVTAIWEGRAEIDRFNELVLRAGLTWQQVVLLRAYAKYLRQAGFPYSQSHIESVVNENPRTASALVALFEALFDPDPSSSPRTRDAQAAAAAVAADIDALVSMDTDRVLRAFAELIQATLRTNYFVTRPDSARSQNVLSLKLDAQLINELPLPRPKFEIFVYSPRVEGVHLRFGFVARGGLRWSDRREDFRTEILGLVKAQAVKNAVIVPVGAKGGFVVKQPPLPTGDAAADRDANRNEGIACYRLFISGLLDITDNVDHNTREVSAPLEVVRRDGDDAYLVVAADKGTATFSDIANEVAQSYGFWLGDAFASGGSVGYDHKAMGITAKGAWEAVKRHFLEMGVDTQTQDFTVVGIGDMSGDVFGNGMLLSKHIRLLAAFDHRHIFVDPNPDSAASWRERRRMFDLPRSSWADYDTSLISEGGGVFSREHKSIPISEQVRVALGIDDDVTEMTPPNLVRAILLAPVDLLFNGGIGTYVKAEAESDADVGDRANDALRVNANQLRAKVIGEGGNLGVTAHGRVEFDLCGGRINTDAMDNSAGVDCSDHEVNIKILVDSQVTAGKIDPAERAQLLESMTDEVAQLVLADNADQNDLMGTSRANAPSLLPVHADLIRYLVAERGLNRELEALPSEKEIARRLEVGIGLTSPELATLMAHVKLTLKEELLETDLPDQEVFAGKLPRYFPSQLRERCGPAIRSHQLRREIVTTMLVNDLVDTAGISFDYRITQDVGVSPVDAVRTYAATDAIFGVEELWHRIRSECLPIALSDQMTLDTRRLIDRAGRWLLNYRPQPLAVGAEINRFASKVAALTPRMSEWLRGDDKAIVEKEAAEFARDGASADLAYMVAVGLYRFSLLDIIDVADIEDRDPAEVADTYFALMDRLGTDGLLTAVSELPRADRWHSLARLAIRDDIYASLRSLCFDVLAVGEPDETGEEKIAEWEHISASRVERARRTLIEIYQSGQRDLATLSVAARQIRSMTRTSGRGAAG from the coding sequence ATGACGGTTGACGCGCAGGCCTGGACGGAGTTCAGCGACAACCACGAGATCCCCGAGTGGATCTCGGCCGCCTACGCAGACAGCTACCAGGGTCCCCACAAAGACGAGGCCGACACCGACGCCGAGCTGCCCACGGTGACACCGGCCCTGCTGGGCGCCCACTACCGGCTCGGTGCGCACCGGCCGGAGGGGGAGAGCCGAGTCGCGGTCTACCCGCCCGACGACAATGGCGGCTTCGGTCCTGCGCTGCAGGTGGTCACCGACGAGGGCGCAATGCTGATGGATTCGGTGACCGTGCTGTTGCATCGGCTCGGGGTGGCTTACACCGCGATTATGAACCCGGTCTTCCGGGTGACCCGCGATGACGCCGGCGACCTGGTCGCGATCGGCGCACGGGAACCGGCCGGCGGCGGGATCGACGAAACCTGGGTCCACGTCCAGCTTTCACCGTCGGTCGACCGCGATGCGTTGCACGAGGCCGAGCGCCTGCTGCCGGGTGTGCTCGCCGACCTGCGACGGGTGGCGGCGGACGCGACGGCGATGATCACCGTCCTCGAGAATCTCGCCGACGACGTGGAAAACAATGCCGCCGGCCACTACCCGGGAAGCGACAACGCCGACGTCGCGACACTGTTGCGGTGGCTGGCCGGAGGGCACTTCACCCTGTTGGGATACCAGCGCTGCCCGGTGAGCGACGGACGCGTCTCCGGTGACGCCGCGACGGCCAGCCTCGGAGTCCTGCGCCGCCGCACGGGTTCCCGGCCACGTTTGACCCTGGACCACGAGTTGCTGGCGCTCGCGCAGACTGATGTCGCCAGCTACCTGCGCTTCGGCGCCTACCCCTATGTGTTCGCCGTCCGCGAGAACGTCGACGGCGATGTCTTCGAGCATCGGCTCATCGGCCTGTTCACCGTTGCGGCGATGAACGCCGATGTCCTGGAAATCCCGATCATCTCCCGCCGGGTCCACGAGGTGCTGAGCCTGGCGGACCTCGATCCCGCACATCCGGGCCAGTTGGTGCTCGACGTCATCCAAACCGTGCCCCGCTCCGAGCTTTTCGCGCGCAGCGCCGAGCAGCTCTTCACGATGGCGAAGTCGGTGGTCGACCTGGGATCGGGGCGCCGGGCACTGCTGTTCCTGCGGGCCGACCGCCTGGAGTATTTCGTGTCGTGTCTAGTCTACCTGCCGCGCGACCGCTACACGACGGCAGTGCGGCTGGAGATCGAGGACATCCTGGTCCGGGAATTCGGTGGGACCAGTCTCGAATTCACTGCCCGTGTCACCGAATCACCCTGGGCGCTGCTGCATTTCATGGTGCGCCTCGGTGACGTTGCCGCGGCGAAGATAGACACGTCGGACAGCAACCGGGCCAGGCTTCAGTCGCTGCTCACCGAAGCCGCACGGACCTGGTCCGACCGGCTGATCACCGAGGCCGCCGCCGGCGGCGTCGAACTCATCGAGGCCGAGCATTACGCGGGATCGTTCTCTGAAGCCTACAAACAATTCGTCACCCCGACGGATGCGATCAGCGACATCGCGATCTTCGACGAGCTGACCGACGACTCGGTCAAATTGGTGCTCTCCGATCACGACTACGACGAAACCGTCCGCCTGACATGGTATTTGGGCGGCCGAACAGCGTCGTTGAGTGAGCTGCTTCCAATGCTGCAGTCGATGGGCGTAGAGGTACTCGAGGAACGGCCGTTCACCGTCACGCGGCCTGACGGGTTGCCGATCTGGATCTACCAATTCAAGATCACCCCGCTGCCCACCGTCCCGTTGGGCCCACCCGGCCCGGAGCGGGAGGCGACAGCCCAGCGCTTCGCCGACGCGGTGACCGCGATCTGGGAAGGCCGCGCCGAAATCGACCGGTTCAACGAACTGGTCCTGCGGGCCGGCCTGACCTGGCAGCAGGTGGTGCTGCTCCGGGCCTACGCGAAGTACCTCCGGCAGGCCGGCTTCCCCTACAGCCAATCGCACATCGAATCGGTGGTCAACGAAAACCCCCGCACCGCAAGCGCGTTGGTCGCGCTGTTCGAGGCCTTATTCGACCCCGACCCCTCCAGTTCGCCGAGGACCCGCGACGCCCAGGCCGCGGCGGCGGCCGTCGCCGCGGACATCGACGCGCTGGTCAGCATGGACACCGACCGCGTCCTGCGGGCATTCGCCGAGCTGATCCAGGCGACGCTACGCACCAATTACTTTGTGACTCGCCCGGATTCGGCCCGCAGCCAGAATGTGTTGTCGCTCAAGCTCGACGCTCAGCTCATCAACGAACTCCCGCTGCCGCGCCCCAAGTTCGAAATCTTCGTTTACTCGCCGCGCGTCGAGGGAGTGCACCTGCGATTCGGATTCGTCGCGCGCGGCGGCCTGCGCTGGTCGGACCGTCGAGAAGACTTCCGCACCGAAATACTGGGCCTGGTCAAGGCTCAGGCCGTCAAGAACGCGGTGATCGTGCCGGTGGGCGCCAAGGGAGGGTTCGTCGTCAAGCAGCCGCCCTTGCCCACCGGAGACGCCGCCGCCGACCGCGACGCGAATCGCAACGAAGGCATCGCCTGCTACCGGCTGTTCATCTCGGGCCTTCTCGACATCACCGACAACGTCGACCACAACACCCGCGAGGTAAGCGCCCCACTCGAAGTCGTGCGGCGGGACGGCGACGACGCCTATTTGGTGGTCGCCGCCGACAAAGGCACCGCGACGTTCTCCGACATCGCCAACGAGGTCGCGCAGTCCTACGGCTTCTGGCTGGGTGACGCCTTCGCCTCCGGAGGGTCCGTCGGCTACGACCACAAAGCGATGGGCATCACCGCGAAAGGAGCGTGGGAGGCGGTCAAGCGGCACTTCCTGGAGATGGGCGTCGACACCCAAACGCAAGACTTCACCGTCGTCGGTATCGGAGACATGAGCGGCGACGTATTCGGCAATGGCATGTTGCTTTCCAAGCACATTCGTCTGCTGGCCGCGTTCGACCATCGCCACATCTTCGTCGATCCCAATCCGGACTCCGCAGCCTCCTGGCGGGAGCGGCGCCGGATGTTCGACTTGCCCCGATCCAGCTGGGCCGACTACGACACGTCGCTGATCAGCGAGGGCGGCGGGGTATTCAGCCGCGAACACAAGTCCATTCCGATTAGCGAGCAGGTTCGCGTCGCGCTGGGCATCGATGACGACGTCACCGAGATGACGCCACCGAACCTGGTGCGCGCGATCCTGCTGGCTCCCGTTGATTTGTTGTTCAACGGCGGCATCGGCACCTACGTCAAAGCCGAAGCGGAATCGGACGCGGACGTCGGTGACCGGGCCAACGACGCGCTGCGGGTGAACGCAAACCAGTTGCGCGCCAAGGTGATTGGGGAAGGTGGCAACCTCGGCGTCACGGCGCACGGGCGGGTCGAATTCGACCTGTGCGGCGGGCGGATCAACACCGATGCGATGGACAACTCCGCCGGCGTCGATTGCTCGGACCACGAGGTCAACATCAAGATCCTGGTCGATTCGCAAGTCACCGCGGGCAAGATCGATCCGGCCGAACGCGCGCAACTGCTCGAGTCGATGACCGACGAGGTCGCCCAGCTGGTGCTGGCCGACAACGCCGACCAGAACGACTTGATGGGCACCAGCCGCGCCAACGCACCCAGTCTGCTGCCCGTGCACGCCGACCTGATCCGATATCTGGTGGCCGAGCGGGGGCTCAACCGTGAATTGGAAGCCCTGCCGTCGGAGAAGGAGATCGCGCGTCGGCTCGAGGTCGGCATCGGCCTCACCTCTCCGGAGCTCGCGACCCTGATGGCGCACGTCAAACTCACTCTCAAGGAAGAACTTCTGGAGACCGACCTACCCGACCAAGAGGTATTCGCCGGCAAACTCCCGCGCTACTTCCCATCACAGCTGCGCGAGCGGTGCGGCCCGGCGATCCGCTCGCACCAGCTGCGGCGCGAAATCGTCACTACCATGTTGGTCAACGATCTGGTCGACACCGCGGGTATCAGCTTCGACTACCGCATCACTCAGGACGTCGGAGTGAGCCCGGTGGATGCGGTGCGCACCTACGCCGCCACCGATGCGATCTTCGGAGTGGAGGAGCTGTGGCACCGGATTCGTTCGGAGTGCCTGCCAATCGCACTGTCCGATCAGATGACGCTCGACACGCGACGGCTGATCGACCGCGCCGGACGCTGGCTGCTCAACTACCGTCCGCAGCCGCTGGCGGTCGGTGCCGAAATCAACCGATTCGCAAGCAAAGTCGCGGCCCTGACGCCGCGGATGTCGGAGTGGCTTCGCGGTGACGACAAGGCGATCGTCGAAAAGGAAGCCGCCGAGTTCGCCCGCGACGGCGCATCCGCGGACCTCGCCTACATGGTGGCGGTCGGTCTGTACCGCTTCAGTCTGCTCGACATCATCGACGTCGCCGACATCGAGGATCGCGACCCCGCCGAGGTTGCCGACACCTATTTCGCGCTGATGGATCGCCTGGGTACCGATGGCCTGCTCACCGCGGTGTCCGAGCTTCCACGCGCCGACCGTTGGCATTCGTTGGCGCGATTGGCGATTCGTGACGACATCTACGCGTCACTGCGTTCGCTGTGTTTCGACGTGCTGGCGGTAGGCGAGCCGGACGAGACCGGTGAAGAGAAGATCGCCGAGTGGGAACACATCAGCGCGTCGCGGGTCGAGCGGGCGCGGCGGACATTGATAGAGATCTATCAAAGCGGACAACGTGATCTGGCGACACTGTCGGTGGCGGCACGTCAGATCCGGTCGATGACGCGCACCAGCGGGCGAGGAGCAGCGGGTTGA
- the ettA gene encoding energy-dependent translational throttle protein EttA yields MAEFIYTMKKVRKAHGDKVILDDVTLSFYPGAKIGVVGPNGAGKSSVLRIMAGLDKANNGEAFLATDATVGILQQEPPLNEEKTVRGNVEEGLGDIKVKLDRFNEVAELMATDYSDELMEEMGRLQEELDHANAWDLDSQLEQAMDALRCPPPDEPVTHLSGGERRRVALCKLLLSKPDLLLLDEPTNHLDAESVQWLEQHLAAYEGAVLAVTHDRYFLDNVAQWILELDRGRAYPYEGNYSTYLEKKAERIAVQGRKDAKLQKRLTEELAWVRSGAKARQAKNKARLQRYEEMAAEAEKTRKLDFEEIQIPTGPRLGNLVVEVEHLDKGFEGRTLIKDLSFTLPRNGIVGVIGPNGVGKTTLFKTIVGLEQPDSGVVKVGETVKLSYVDQSRGGIDPKKTVWQTVSDGLDYIQVGQNEIPSRAYVSAFGFKGPDQQKPAGVLSGGERNRLNLALTLKEGGNLILLDEPTNDLDVETLGSLENALEKFPGCAVVISHDRWFLDRTCTHILAWEGDSDNEAKWFWFEGNFGAYEENKIERLGADAARPHRVTHRRLTRD; encoded by the coding sequence ATGGCTGAGTTCATCTACACGATGAAGAAGGTCCGCAAGGCGCACGGCGACAAGGTCATCCTCGACGACGTCACCTTGAGCTTCTATCCGGGCGCCAAGATCGGTGTCGTAGGCCCCAACGGGGCCGGTAAGTCGAGCGTCTTGCGGATCATGGCCGGGCTGGACAAGGCCAACAACGGCGAGGCCTTCCTGGCCACCGACGCGACCGTCGGCATCCTGCAGCAGGAGCCGCCGCTGAACGAGGAAAAGACCGTTCGCGGCAACGTCGAAGAAGGACTCGGCGACATCAAGGTGAAGCTCGACCGCTTCAACGAGGTCGCTGAGCTGATGGCCACCGACTACTCCGACGAGCTGATGGAGGAGATGGGACGGCTGCAGGAAGAGCTTGACCACGCCAACGCGTGGGATCTCGACTCGCAGCTCGAACAGGCGATGGACGCCCTGCGCTGCCCGCCGCCCGACGAGCCGGTGACCCACCTGTCCGGCGGTGAGCGGCGACGGGTGGCACTCTGCAAGCTGCTGCTGTCCAAGCCGGACCTGCTGCTGCTCGACGAGCCGACCAACCACCTCGACGCCGAGAGCGTGCAGTGGCTCGAGCAGCACCTGGCCGCCTACGAGGGCGCGGTGCTGGCCGTCACCCACGACCGCTACTTCCTCGACAACGTCGCCCAGTGGATCCTCGAGCTCGACCGCGGTCGGGCCTACCCCTACGAGGGCAACTACTCCACGTATTTGGAGAAGAAGGCCGAGCGCATCGCGGTGCAGGGTCGCAAGGACGCCAAGCTGCAAAAGCGTCTCACCGAGGAACTGGCCTGGGTCCGGTCGGGAGCCAAGGCCCGCCAGGCCAAGAACAAGGCGCGGCTGCAGCGTTACGAGGAAATGGCGGCCGAGGCCGAGAAGACACGCAAGCTCGACTTCGAAGAGATCCAGATCCCGACCGGTCCTCGACTAGGCAACCTGGTCGTCGAGGTCGAGCACCTCGACAAGGGCTTCGAGGGACGCACGCTGATCAAAGATTTGTCGTTCACGCTGCCGCGCAACGGCATCGTCGGCGTCATCGGTCCCAACGGTGTCGGTAAGACCACGCTGTTCAAGACCATCGTCGGCCTTGAACAGCCGGACAGTGGCGTGGTCAAGGTCGGCGAGACGGTCAAGCTCAGCTACGTCGACCAGTCGCGCGGTGGCATCGACCCGAAGAAGACGGTCTGGCAGACGGTGTCCGACGGACTCGACTACATCCAGGTCGGCCAGAACGAGATCCCGTCGCGGGCATACGTGTCGGCTTTCGGCTTCAAGGGCCCCGACCAGCAAAAGCCCGCGGGCGTGCTGTCCGGTGGTGAACGCAACAGACTCAACTTGGCGCTCACGCTCAAAGAGGGCGGGAACCTGATCCTGCTCGACGAGCCGACCAACGACCTCGACGTCGAGACCCTGGGGTCGCTCGAGAACGCGCTGGAGAAATTCCCCGGCTGCGCGGTGGTGATCTCCCACGACCGCTGGTTCCTCGACCGGACGTGCACGCACATTCTGGCGTGGGAAGGCGACAGCGACAACGAGGCCAAGTGGTTCTGGTTCGAAGGCAACTTCGGCGCCTACGAGGAGAACAAGATCGAGCGTCTCGGCGCCGACGCGGCGCGTCCACACCGGGTGACTCACCGCAGGCTCACACGCGACTAG
- the ssb gene encoding single-stranded DNA-binding protein — translation MFETSLTVVGNIVNDPIRRAVGDQEVTKFRVASNSRRRGADGNWEAGNSLFVTVNCWGRLVSGVGASLRKGSPVIVVGHVYTSEYEDREGNQRSTLEMRATAVGPDLSRCIARVEKTVAAGSTPIDEVKEPKTADDEPAEEAPLALSA, via the coding sequence ATGTTCGAAACATCGCTGACCGTGGTCGGCAACATCGTCAACGACCCGATCCGTCGCGCGGTCGGTGACCAAGAGGTGACGAAATTTCGGGTGGCGAGCAACTCTCGGCGTCGCGGGGCCGACGGAAATTGGGAGGCCGGAAACTCGCTGTTCGTCACGGTCAACTGCTGGGGCCGGCTGGTCTCCGGCGTTGGCGCATCGCTGCGCAAGGGCTCACCGGTGATCGTCGTAGGGCACGTCTACACGAGCGAATACGAGGACCGCGAGGGCAATCAACGTTCGACGTTGGAGATGCGCGCCACCGCGGTCGGCCCTGATCTCTCGCGTTGCATCGCGCGCGTCGAGAAGACCGTCGCGGCCGGATCGACGCCCATTGATGAGGTGAAGGAACCCAAGACCGCCGACGACGAGCCGGCCGAGGAGGCGCCGCTAGCACTGTCGGCTTAG
- a CDS encoding cytochrome c oxidase assembly protein, whose protein sequence is MTVTAPPGSRRASAWPLLIAVAALAGCTAAGIGALSLAAALTATGLPNPGPVTTIGLPFVRAAGEIAAVIAVGSFLTAAFLVPPQENGVLDADGYRALRVGTVAAGTWAVCAALLIPLTISDVSGQPFTAHLNPANLWSLAGIINISAAWRWTALLAAVLTLASLPVLRWSWTPLLVAGSLVTLIPLGLTGHSSAGGSHDLATNSLLIHLVAGALWAGGLLALLTHVMRGGGHADLAARRFSTIAVWCFGAMAVSGVVNALVRVRPSDLLSSDYGRLVLVKFVALCLLGVVGWRQRRVGVAALHADPSSRGQLIRLALIEAAVFGLTFGVAVGLGRTPPPPLPIGVPSITDVKIGYDFDGPPTPMRVLFDWRFDLIFGSAAIVFAALYLAGVRRLRRRGDAWPTGRTVSWLLGCTTLLFVSSSGMGRYMPAMFSMHMAAHMTLSMLVPILLVLGGPVGLALRALPPAGRGEPPGMREWILAALHSKISHFLTNPVVATALFVAGFYGLYLGGLFDVAVGSHIGHVVMNVHFLLSGYLFYWVVIGVDPTPRPIPPLAKVAVVFASLPLHAFFAIVLMSMEKVLGENFYRSLHLSWHTDLMGDQRLGGGMAWAAGEIPLVVVMIALLVQWTRSDQRTARRLDRAADRDDDADLAAYNAMLAELARRDTSGQR, encoded by the coding sequence ATGACCGTCACCGCGCCGCCAGGCTCCCGCCGGGCGTCGGCATGGCCGCTGCTCATCGCGGTGGCCGCGCTGGCCGGGTGCACGGCCGCGGGCATCGGGGCGCTGTCACTGGCGGCGGCTCTGACCGCCACCGGACTGCCGAATCCCGGCCCGGTGACCACGATCGGGCTGCCGTTCGTCCGGGCCGCCGGTGAGATCGCCGCGGTAATCGCCGTCGGATCGTTCTTGACCGCTGCATTTCTGGTGCCGCCGCAGGAAAACGGCGTCCTGGACGCCGACGGCTACCGCGCACTGCGGGTCGGGACGGTGGCCGCCGGGACATGGGCGGTATGCGCCGCGCTCCTGATTCCGCTGACTATTTCCGACGTGTCAGGGCAGCCGTTCACCGCGCACCTGAACCCGGCGAATCTCTGGTCGCTGGCCGGCATCATCAACATCTCGGCCGCCTGGCGTTGGACCGCGTTGTTGGCTGCGGTGCTGACGCTGGCGAGCCTCCCGGTGTTGCGCTGGTCGTGGACGCCGCTGCTGGTGGCGGGGTCGCTGGTGACGCTGATACCGCTGGGCCTGACGGGGCACTCGTCGGCCGGTGGGTCCCATGACTTGGCCACCAACAGCCTGCTCATCCATCTGGTGGCGGGCGCGTTATGGGCCGGCGGGCTGCTGGCGTTACTGACGCACGTGATGCGCGGCGGCGGGCACGCCGATCTGGCCGCGCGGCGGTTCTCCACGATCGCGGTGTGGTGCTTCGGCGCGATGGCCGTCAGTGGCGTGGTCAACGCCCTGGTGCGGGTCCGCCCGTCCGATCTGCTGTCCAGTGATTACGGGCGCCTGGTCTTAGTCAAGTTCGTCGCGCTGTGTCTGCTCGGCGTCGTCGGCTGGCGGCAACGCCGCGTCGGAGTCGCGGCGCTGCATGCCGATCCGAGTTCGCGCGGCCAGCTGATCCGGCTCGCGCTCATCGAGGCGGCGGTCTTCGGTCTCACTTTCGGGGTCGCGGTCGGCTTGGGCCGCACGCCGCCGCCGCCGCTGCCGATCGGTGTGCCGTCGATCACCGACGTGAAAATCGGCTACGACTTCGACGGACCACCTACGCCGATGCGAGTGCTTTTCGACTGGCGTTTCGACCTGATTTTCGGCTCGGCGGCCATCGTCTTTGCGGCGCTGTATCTGGCCGGGGTGCGCCGCCTGCGCCGTCGCGGCGATGCGTGGCCGACGGGTCGGACGGTGTCGTGGCTGCTGGGGTGTACGACGCTGCTGTTTGTCAGCTCGTCGGGGATGGGCCGCTACATGCCCGCGATGTTCAGCATGCACATGGCCGCGCACATGACGCTGTCGATGCTGGTCCCCATCCTGCTCGTGTTGGGGGGACCGGTCGGCCTGGCACTCCGCGCGTTGCCGCCCGCGGGCCGCGGCGAACCACCCGGTATGCGGGAATGGATTCTGGCCGCCTTGCACAGCAAGATCTCCCACTTCCTGACGAATCCGGTGGTCGCGACGGCGCTGTTCGTGGCCGGGTTCTACGGGCTCTACCTCGGCGGGCTGTTCGACGTCGCAGTCGGCAGCCACATCGGCCACGTCGTGATGAATGTGCACTTTTTGCTGAGCGGCTACCTGTTCTACTGGGTGGTCATCGGTGTCGACCCAACCCCACGGCCGATCCCGCCGCTGGCCAAGGTGGCGGTGGTGTTCGCGTCGCTGCCGTTGCACGCATTTTTCGCGATCGTCCTGATGAGCATGGAGAAGGTGCTCGGCGAGAACTTCTACCGGTCGCTGCACCTGAGCTGGCACACCGACCTGATGGGTGATCAGCGGCTCGGCGGTGGAATGGCTTGGGCCGCAGGCGAAATACCGCTGGTCGTGGTGATGATCGCGCTGCTGGTCCAGTGGACGCGCAGCGACCAGCGAACCGCCCGTCGGTTGGACCGCGCCGCCGACCGCGACGACGACGCCGACCTGGCGGCCTACAACGCGATGCTCGCCGAACTGGCTCGCCGCGACACTTCCGGCCAGCGATAA